In one window of Zingiber officinale cultivar Zhangliang chromosome 11A, Zo_v1.1, whole genome shotgun sequence DNA:
- the LOC122031603 gene encoding chloride conductance regulatory protein ICln-like — translation MGLGLLHFDVRVINDDGWPLLESDDGEELMHVEPGVAVALGSRPMESPGTLYVTSRRVIWLSDADKGKGYPVDFLSLSLHAVSRDLETYPFPCIYTQIGDEDEESKSSDSESNDDLELSKVTEMRPLPSNAGKMDCKHIYEKEPVIHYISTKKPHPRCPVAGCLN, via the exons ATGGGTTTAGGGCTGCTGCACTTCGATGTTCGTGTCATCAACGACGATGGATGGCCCTTGCTGGAATCCGATGACGGTGAGGAGCTGATGCATGTTGAGCCTGGCGTCGCCGTCGCCCTCGGTTCCCGACCCATGGAGTCACCTGGAACTCTCTACGTCACCTCAAG GAGGGTGATTTGGCTGAGCGACGCCGACAAAGGGAAAGGGTATCCGGTGGATTTCTTGTCGTTGTCCCTCCACGCTGTGTCAAGGGACCTGGAGACCTACCCCTTTCCTTGCATCTATACTCAG ATAGGCGACGAAGATGAAGAGTCTAAAAGCTCAGATTCAGAAAGTAATGATGATTTGGAATTGTCAAAAGTCACTGAAATGAGACCTCTTCCTTCAAATGCTGGAAA GATGGACTGCAAGCACATTTATGAGAAGGAACCAGTAATCCACTACATAAGCACAAAGAAACCACATCCTCGATGCCCAGTTGCAG gttgcctaaaTTGA